In one window of Skermanella rosea DNA:
- a CDS encoding CoA transferase subunit A codes for MKKLYPNAPSALAGFLKDDMTIMAGGFGLCGIPEVLIEAIRDSGVKGLTVISNNAGIDNVGLGVLLETRQIAKMISSYVGENKTFAKQYLAGELEIEFNPQGTLAERIRAGGAGIPAFFTKTGVGTSVADGKEVREFDGEQYVMDTGLVADLAVVHAWKGDTEGNLVYRKTARNFNPMMATAGKVTVAEVEHLVQPGEIDPDHIITPGIFVKRIVHVPDAEKRIEQRTVRKRA; via the coding sequence ATGAAGAAATTGTACCCTAATGCGCCCTCGGCGCTGGCCGGGTTCCTGAAGGACGACATGACGATCATGGCCGGCGGCTTCGGCCTGTGCGGCATCCCGGAGGTGCTGATCGAGGCGATCCGCGATTCCGGGGTGAAGGGCCTGACCGTGATCTCCAACAACGCGGGCATCGACAATGTCGGCCTGGGCGTCCTGCTGGAGACCCGCCAGATCGCCAAGATGATCTCGTCCTATGTCGGCGAGAACAAGACCTTCGCCAAGCAGTACCTGGCCGGCGAACTGGAGATCGAGTTCAATCCCCAGGGCACTCTGGCCGAGCGCATCCGCGCCGGCGGCGCCGGCATCCCCGCCTTCTTCACCAAGACCGGCGTCGGCACCTCGGTCGCGGACGGCAAGGAAGTCCGCGAGTTCGACGGCGAGCAGTACGTGATGGATACCGGGCTGGTCGCCGATCTGGCCGTGGTCCATGCCTGGAAGGGCGACACCGAAGGCAACCTCGTCTACCGCAAGACCGCGCGCAACTTCAACCCAATGATGGCGACCGCGGGCAAGGTCACCGTGGCCGAGGTCGAGCACCTCGTGCAGCCCGGCGAGATCGATCCCGACCACATCATCACGCCCGGCATCTTCGTCAAGCGCATCGTCCACGTGCCCGATGCCGAGAAGCGCATCGAGCAGCGCACCGTCCGCAAGCGCGCCTGA